A region from the Flavobacteriales bacterium genome encodes:
- a CDS encoding group III truncated hemoglobin translates to MKDLESRNDIAQMVNTFYEKVKADSLISYLFTDVAQVNWEHHLPVMYDFWESIVFGKGNYKGNPMQSHIQLHGKSPLKAEHFSRWLELFQSNLKEHFSGPNTEIASQRAQSIAMMIQLKTSGY, encoded by the coding sequence ATGAAAGATCTTGAATCAAGAAATGACATTGCCCAAATGGTCAATACCTTTTACGAAAAAGTAAAGGCAGATTCTCTGATTAGTTATTTATTCACTGATGTGGCACAAGTGAATTGGGAACATCATCTCCCGGTGATGTATGACTTCTGGGAGAGTATCGTATTTGGAAAAGGTAATTATAAAGGGAACCCCATGCAAAGCCATATACAACTACATGGAAAAAGTCCGCTTAAAGCAGAACATTTCAGTCGATGGCTGGAACTGTTTCAAAGCAATCTAAAGGAGCATTTTAGTGGGCCAAACACCGAAATCGCCTCACAACGAGCCCAATCCATTGCAATGATGATTCAATTAAAAACTTCGGGCTACTGA
- a CDS encoding sulfite exporter TauE/SafE family protein: MFLPVAFSLGFLGSFHCMGMCGPIALALPLNRKNYLTMVIGSAAYNFGRVFTYSAIGLVFGLIGQGLFIAGYQNFLSLTLGILILLSLIFSAWANRLGNNAVIFRIVNGLKSKFIPLFNKKSTGGLFLIGMLNGLLPCGFVYMGITGSIATGSAIYGALFMAFFGLGTLPAMMAMNMVGGIVSVNFRNNVRRMVPVVVGIMGLALVLRGLNLGIPYLSPSIVEKKIEVVDNDGNKKTETMAVPDCCKKPDHRIRNKEKQ, translated from the coding sequence ATGTTTCTTCCTGTAGCCTTTTCGCTTGGTTTTTTAGGTAGTTTTCATTGCATGGGAATGTGTGGTCCCATTGCTCTGGCATTGCCTTTAAACAGGAAGAATTATCTCACAATGGTAATCGGCAGTGCGGCTTACAATTTCGGGAGAGTCTTTACTTATTCCGCGATTGGTCTGGTTTTTGGGTTAATAGGTCAGGGGCTGTTCATTGCCGGTTACCAGAATTTTTTGTCTCTCACACTGGGAATTCTGATTTTATTATCGCTGATCTTTTCAGCATGGGCTAATCGGCTTGGAAACAATGCCGTAATTTTTAGAATAGTGAATGGATTGAAATCGAAATTCATTCCGTTGTTCAATAAGAAATCCACCGGCGGATTATTTTTAATCGGAATGTTGAATGGCTTACTTCCTTGTGGATTTGTCTATATGGGAATTACCGGATCCATTGCTACAGGTAGTGCAATATACGGTGCTTTATTTATGGCTTTTTTCGGATTAGGAACACTCCCTGCTATGATGGCCATGAATATGGTTGGCGGAATTGTTTCGGTTAACTTTAGAAATAACGTTCGACGAATGGTTCCCGTTGTTGTGGGGATAATGGGTCTGGCTTTAGTATTGCGTGGATTAAATCTTGGAATTCCCTATTTATCTCCTTCCATCGTAGAAAAGAAAATTGAGGTGGTGGATAATGATGGAAACAAAAAAACAGAAACCATGGCGGTGCCTGATTGTTGTAAAAAACCAGATCACCGTATCAGGAATAAAGAAAAACAATGA
- a CDS encoding FixH family protein: protein MKFHWGIRIAIVYIGFVALIVTLVIMSMNQRLDLVTSDYYKEELKYQEIIDKKTASNALKEQLQWQVLPGSFQLNFPNEFAGQEIHADVHFFRPSDSRLDKKIEINSNELQQSINTSEMPSGYYEVKIDWSVGNKKYYNEGSIQMQN, encoded by the coding sequence ATGAAATTTCACTGGGGAATACGAATAGCAATCGTTTATATCGGATTCGTTGCTCTCATTGTAACGCTCGTTATAATGAGCATGAATCAACGTCTGGATTTAGTTACTTCCGACTATTACAAGGAAGAATTAAAATATCAGGAAATCATTGATAAGAAAACGGCATCAAATGCCTTAAAAGAACAATTGCAATGGCAGGTTTTACCAGGTTCTTTTCAATTGAATTTCCCCAATGAATTTGCGGGACAGGAAATTCATGCTGACGTCCATTTTTTCAGACCGAGCGATTCACGTCTGGATAAAAAAATAGAAATCAACAGTAATGAATTGCAGCAATCCATTAATACTTCAGAAATGCCTTCCGGTTATTACGAAGTAAAAATTGATTGGTCGGTAGGCAATAAAAAATATTACAACGAAGGTTCAATACAAATGCAAAATTGA